Proteins encoded within one genomic window of Posidoniimonas corsicana:
- a CDS encoding DUF1559 family PulG-like putative transporter: MPARRAFTLVELLVVIAIIAALIALLLPAVQSARATARSAACKSQLRQIGLAVLQHCDLHKGEFPEWSHAGAGRSWVDTLADHMEHVDAVRVCPEDPRATERLAARATTYVLSDYLTAREVPGAARFLRQVPSTSKTFAAFEGAGARKADPAYDHAHASQWFSELNRQWGLVEQAVRADIQTDYHQQTSNYLYVDGHVEAIPDATIQQWIDEGFDFAQPR; this comes from the coding sequence ATGCCCGCCAGGCGAGCGTTCACTCTGGTTGAGCTGCTGGTGGTGATCGCCATCATCGCGGCTCTCATCGCTCTGCTGTTGCCGGCAGTGCAGAGCGCGCGGGCGACCGCGCGCTCTGCCGCCTGCAAGAGCCAGCTGCGGCAGATCGGCCTTGCCGTGCTGCAGCACTGCGACCTGCACAAGGGCGAGTTCCCGGAGTGGAGCCACGCCGGCGCCGGTCGTTCGTGGGTCGACACGCTCGCCGACCACATGGAACACGTCGACGCGGTGCGGGTCTGCCCGGAGGACCCCCGGGCCACCGAGCGGCTGGCCGCCCGCGCCACCACCTACGTGCTCAGCGACTACCTCACCGCGCGGGAAGTCCCGGGCGCGGCGCGGTTCCTACGCCAGGTGCCCTCCACCAGCAAGACGTTCGCCGCGTTCGAGGGCGCCGGCGCCCGCAAAGCGGACCCGGCCTACGACCACGCGCACGCTTCGCAGTGGTTCTCTGAACTCAACCGACAGTGGGGTCTCGTGGAGCAGGCCGTGCGGGCGGACATCCAGACCGACTACCACCAGCAGACCTCCAACTACCTATACGTCGACGGGCATGTCGAGGCGATCCCCGACGCCACGATCCAGCAGTGGATCGACGAGGGGTTCGACTTCGCACAGCCGCGTTGA
- a CDS encoding TFIIB-type zinc ribbon-containing protein yields MNCPACDCPLGEERLHGQQVHRCIHCGGLWLSDGDLGPLIRRIESVEERPAREAQPQLACPRCGDEMASIDYAHDSGVRINRCGACRGVWLEAGQLEQIVACRGISAAEESLAQAMALDLGRTNRWRWIRDLLRSRLLSGLVAGAYLLIAGLSGDGRTVFGLVGFLVFPIACIWWCDGMGRLTGVSFGAARPTVTQETPGDFVAIGGWLLLLCPAVLMLASAW; encoded by the coding sequence ATGAATTGCCCCGCCTGCGACTGCCCTCTCGGCGAAGAGCGCCTGCACGGCCAGCAGGTGCACCGTTGCATCCATTGCGGAGGCCTCTGGCTGTCAGACGGCGATCTGGGTCCATTGATCCGGCGGATCGAGTCCGTAGAAGAACGCCCCGCCCGAGAGGCGCAGCCGCAACTTGCCTGCCCGCGGTGCGGCGACGAGATGGCGTCGATCGACTACGCCCACGACTCCGGCGTGCGCATCAACCGGTGCGGCGCATGCCGTGGCGTGTGGTTGGAGGCGGGTCAGCTGGAGCAGATCGTCGCCTGTCGGGGGATTTCGGCCGCGGAGGAGTCGTTGGCGCAGGCGATGGCGCTCGACCTTGGCCGGACGAACCGTTGGCGTTGGATACGTGATCTCTTGCGGTCGCGTCTGCTATCGGGCCTGGTGGCGGGGGCATACCTATTGATCGCCGGGTTGAGTGGCGATGGCCGGACGGTCTTCGGGCTCGTTGGGTTCCTCGTGTTCCCGATCGCGTGCATCTGGTGGTGCGATGGGATGGGGCGGCTGACTGGGGTTTCATTCGGCGCCGCGCGCCCCACCGTCACCCAGGAGACGCCCGGCGATTTCGTGGCGATCGGCGGGTGGCTGCTCCTGCTCTGCCCGGCGGTGCTAATGCTGGCGTCCGCGTGGTAG
- a CDS encoding lipase family protein: MQRAISSVFVLWCAIGLASAVGGEELRTVGSMSTQREVDAVDLERYLAPEKQRTPSKTPVYNLELVEDDPLSAVEPESESQGSPALLYFNPYDNGDSIINGFLCAYLSDEIYADGLGYSQEWEDDFRLRLMAEGAEDVTFEHNATYGAELAAVWLPDAVIIVCRGSHMNGSTSQPWRDWIVDADDDAIQREIGGFKCHVHEGVWNATSSVYTWIRATALVAASDGRRVWLTGHSLGAATATIASARLHYDDGVPVQGLQTYGSFKVGDRDFKKVVEMPGADGGGISEFIQRWAVNGDFATTLFFRDFVPYKTRLGGTYRYYEHVGRTHQITRSGTFGAVDWDVDFDTEENTNMFALPDSVLPLGEHGDYFPALRMEIQRQLSAPAEQEVLDDLLRLE, from the coding sequence ATGCAACGGGCAATTAGTTCTGTGTTCGTGCTGTGGTGCGCCATCGGGTTGGCTTCGGCGGTCGGCGGCGAGGAGCTGCGGACGGTGGGGTCGATGAGCACCCAGCGCGAGGTCGACGCGGTGGACCTTGAGCGCTACTTGGCGCCAGAAAAGCAACGCACGCCGTCCAAGACGCCGGTCTACAACCTGGAGCTCGTCGAAGACGACCCGCTCTCGGCAGTCGAGCCGGAATCCGAGTCGCAGGGCTCTCCGGCGCTGCTCTACTTCAACCCCTACGACAACGGCGACTCGATCATCAATGGCTTCCTCTGCGCCTACCTCAGCGACGAGATCTACGCCGACGGGCTCGGCTACAGCCAAGAATGGGAGGATGACTTCCGGCTGCGGCTGATGGCCGAGGGCGCCGAGGACGTTACCTTCGAGCACAACGCCACCTACGGCGCCGAGCTGGCCGCCGTCTGGCTGCCGGACGCGGTGATCATCGTCTGCCGCGGCAGCCACATGAACGGCTCCACATCGCAGCCGTGGCGGGACTGGATCGTTGACGCCGATGACGACGCCATCCAGCGGGAGATCGGCGGGTTCAAGTGCCACGTGCACGAGGGCGTGTGGAACGCCACCAGCAGCGTGTACACCTGGATCCGCGCCACCGCGCTCGTCGCGGCTTCGGATGGCAGGCGGGTCTGGCTCACGGGCCACAGCCTGGGGGCGGCCACCGCCACCATCGCCTCCGCCCGGCTGCACTACGACGACGGCGTCCCCGTGCAGGGCCTGCAGACCTACGGGTCGTTCAAGGTGGGCGACCGTGATTTCAAGAAAGTGGTGGAGATGCCGGGCGCCGACGGCGGCGGCATCAGCGAGTTCATCCAGCGGTGGGCGGTCAACGGCGACTTCGCCACCACGCTGTTCTTCCGCGACTTCGTCCCCTACAAGACCCGGCTGGGCGGTACCTACCGGTACTACGAGCACGTCGGACGCACGCACCAGATCACCCGCAGCGGCACCTTCGGCGCCGTCGACTGGGACGTGGACTTCGACACCGAGGAGAACACGAACATGTTCGCCCTGCCGGACTCGGTGCTGCCGCTCGGCGAGCACGGCGACTACTTCCCCGCCCTCCGCATGGAGATCCAGCG